One Tursiops truncatus isolate mTurTru1 chromosome 3, mTurTru1.mat.Y, whole genome shotgun sequence DNA segment encodes these proteins:
- the HSPB3 gene encoding heat shock protein beta-3 — translation MAKIILRHLIETPVRYEEEFEARGLEDCRLDHALYELPGPTTVDLGKARVAQPAPVDTVEMPPQRDESRFQVLLDVVQFQPEDIIIQTFEGWLLIKAQHGTRMDEHGFISRSFTRQYKLPDGTETKDLSAILCHDGILVVEVKDSVGTK, via the coding sequence ATGGCAAAAATCATCTTGAGGCATCTCATAGAGACTCCAGTGCGATACGAGGAGGAGTTTGAAGCTCGAGGTCTGGAAGACTGCAGGCTGGATCACGCTTTATATGAACTGCCCGGGCCAACCACCGTGGACCTGGGGAAAGCCAGGGTGGCCCAGCCTGCCCCCGTGGACACCGTAGAGATGCCGCCCCAGAGAGACGAATCCCGCTTCCAGGTCCTGCTGGACGTGGTCCAGTTCCAACCCGAAGATATCATCATTCAGACCTTCGAAGGCTGGCTGCTGATTAAGGCTCAACACGGAACCAGAATGGACGAGCACGGTTTTATCTCAAGAAGCTTCACCCGACAGTATAAACTGCCCGACGGCACTGAAACCAAAGATTTGTCTGCCATCCTCTGTCACGACGGAATTCTGGTGGTGGAAGTGAAGGATTCAGTTGGGACCAAGTGA